DNA from Triticum aestivum cultivar Chinese Spring chromosome 7D, IWGSC CS RefSeq v2.1, whole genome shotgun sequence:
TTGTGAGACGCATCAAGGCGATTCATGATGTGTGATAATGGAGGAAGAAAGGGAATGTGAAAAACAAAACCTTTGAGGAAGCGGTCTTTTGGGCATGCGGTCATGACATGGTTTTAAATAGCACGCTATAGTGTTTACAAGAGGTCTTGCGCTAAGGGACTTAGACCCAAACAcatgaacaaacattttaaatagcgcaATATAGCTCCGCTATAGCGTTTAGAGGATGTCCGTCGCTAAGAGGCTTAGCGTGCTATTTAAAACTATGGGCCATGGAGACGGATTGTGAGACGCATCAAGGCGATCTGTGATGTGTGACAATTGAGGAAGGAAGGGAACGTGAAAAAACCCTTTAAGGAAGCGGTCTTTTGGGTATGATGGCATGAAGACAAATTGTGAGACACATCAAGGCAATTCGTGATGTGTGATGATTGAGGAAGAAAGGGAAGGCAATAACCCTTCGAGGAAGAAATCTTTTGGGCATGAGGGCATGAAGTCGAATTGTGAGACGCTTCATGGTGTTTGGTGGAGCTGTGGTTTTTCTGAAAGCAGTTGTAGGGGATGTGTAGTGGGAAGCCAACTGTGGGAGATGTGCCGTGAGAAAGCTGTAAGTCGTTTGGCAAACTAGCTGTATGAGCCGTGGATGTGAATATAAATGTCTAAAATACCCCTAAGATCATTACAATTGATTTAGAACACTAATAAAAACATAATTAAATAATTATCCAACTCTTATGACCAACATGGTGTTTTGGCACGGCAAAAACTAGCACACAAATGGAAATACAAACAACTCATCATAGAATTCACTAGCAATCTATCCCAATTTCTTTTTGTCTTTGGTCAATACATTAGAACACTTGCATTTTTCACAAGCGAAAGCCAAGCAACTAGATTAGTAGCATCGGCATAGAATCTTATATACACTTGTACACATATCACAAAATGAAATAGTAGCTCATCCATGAGCAGATCAAAGAACTCTATGATTAACTCGAGCTCATCAAGGGTTGGCAATTATGGGCCAGTTTGGATCACATCCACACCGCTAGACATTTAGCCTGGAGCTCTCCTAGAAACTGCCTGACACTTGTTTGGTTGGTGCCCCGGAAAGGAAAACGTCTGCCTGGCCTAGCAGCCGGTAGCATTGTCATTAGCCTGGTTCAgttgaaaaaaataaaagaaagaaaaatgctTGGCCCAGGCAACATCTTAGCCTGGCCCAGGTGTCCTATAGCTTGCGCCTGGCCAACCGCCTGGCactaataatgaccaatgagcagTATGGCCCATGTGCAAAAATATTTGTAAGTACTAGATGACAAAGTAGCAACTATGGGAAGGAATCAAACATGTGTGGTCAGGCAAAAAACATGACCAATGAGCAGTCAGGCAAAAATTGTCCATCATCTCAGGCTCCATCCAGGCAACACTTTTTCCCAGGCACAGTCTCCAGGCCTCTAACCGAACACAACATATATCACAGACTCTATTCATGCCAGAGAAGGACGACCAGAAGATGTGTCTTCTATCGATGGGTTCCTGTGAATCAGTCCTGGTCGACCCATCGAATAACATAGGTGGATGCTTCGTCTCGCGCGTGTATTTTTTGTTGCGCTGTGATGGAATCGGCTGGCTCGTTTACCTCTTCGGTTAGGATTCGACCTGCACACCACAATGGAATCGGGCGGTCTCGTTTACCTCTTCGGTTAGGATTTGGCTTGCACACCACATAATCCGGCTAAAAAAAGTGAAACCAAACGGTGTCCAAGGCAATCCGTGATGTGTGATAATTGTGGAAGAAAGGGAATGTGAAAAAACCCTTCGAGGAAGCGGTCTTTTGGGTATGCATGCATAAGATGGACGATGAGATGCATCAAGGTGATCCATGATGTGTGATAATTGAGGAAAAAAGGGAACACGGCAAAATCCTTCAAGGAACTAGTCTTTCGGGCACGAGGGCATGGAGACGAATTGCGAGATGTATCAAGGCGATCCGTGGTTGCCGACGACAGCATTATCCCGTTTAAACTAAGAAAAAAACTCCGTGATACTGAGCTTATTCACTCTGCCCTGTTACGCCTTATAAAAAACTAGGGGAAAAGAACCATTTTTTGTTCCTATCCCCAGTGAAGATTTAACCTATTTGGTGGCAGTGAGTCATAAAACCAAGTTGGCTTTCATCTTTAAAAACTGTTTGATTCTTATCTGTGCTATATATGTATTCCTGGCATTCCCGGTCGAAGCACAAATGTCATGGCAACGAAACGAACTGTGCTACAGAAAACGTGCTCCAAAAAGAGCTTATTATTCATGCTGCAGTCCGACATACACAATGAATTGCTGCTTCCCATGTCCTGTGTTCAATCAATTCAGCAGCCTGACCTCTCAACAAACCTGAGTTCACTGGGCACAATGGATTGGAAAGCCGGCCACTTCATTTGGTGATTATCAACCGCCGTCGGATCTTCAAGTAACCAAACTTGCCAGCGCCTGGAGACGACCCGTCAAAGACGATCGGTTGGTATCCCGTGGCCGCCTTGTACCTTTGCTGAATCTGAAAATTGTCCAAGGGCAAAGTTATAGTCCCAACCACACAAAGTAAAAAAAACAACTATAGCTCAATGGACTGCACGGTGCATTCCGAAACAGAATCGGTACTGCCGAAGTGCGACACAAGGGAGTAAGCATTTGGGGGAAGCTACTAAATTGACCGTAGCTCGCAACATGGTGAAGCCATCAACATACTAGTATATGAACTTAATTACCTCGGCGATCTCTTCAGCGCTTTGGAGGCAGTTCTTCCCGATAACACAAACGGAGCCACCAGACCCTCCGCCCGTAATCTTCGCACCGTACAGATTAGGACCTCCATTTTCCGGCGTCTTTCTGTGCTGCATTTCTTGCACTAGATTAACCAGCCTATCTGTGCCGTCTGAACCAAGCCCACATGCATTGTAGCTGTAGTGGCACTGCCAAGTGTCAACAATGGGATGTTAAAACGATGTCAGAATTATGGAACACAGTGAAGGGTTAAACCTAAAGTCCAGTGGGGAAAAAAATGAGACAGAATCATCATTTTTGTGGACGAAAACGTACATCGTAACAAAGTGATTAAGAGATTCAAATTCACCTGGTACATAAGTTCTCCAAGGGCTGACAATTGCTCATCTGTGTTAGCTGCTGTTAATAATGCCTTGAAGGTCTGTATGCCAGAAAATAGAAGAATGTCAACaataaaatcaaaaaatatattttatttttagtgCTTTGTTTCAGTAAAGAGAAATCAAATGAATGATCATTGCTCGGAGAGAGATTTTAGTTCTTCTCTTTTGGGATAATTCACATTATTGTGCCACTTATGATGATACCAGAAAAATTGCACCCATTGCCACAACAGCATGCTGGGAAAACAATGAAAAATTCCAAACATAGTGCAGAAAAAGTAAACAATCTGGTGAAAATATCGAACCTCAACTCTGAAGTTTTCATATATGGGATGTCTAGTGGGTGCCTTCACACTGTAAGATCTTTTTGGATCAATTACTGTTACCATGTCATCGTGGTCTCCATATTTCTCTAAAAATGCATCTCCAGTGATGGTCTCCGGAATATCTTTTGAATAAGCAGCTTCATATCTGAAATTCAGATCTTATTATAAGTAAATACTATACATGCAATGTCCAGAACGATTCATGTTTTTGTGAACTAAGTAAAGAAAGTGTGACCTGTGAGGTGGCAGCTTGCACAAATACTCCATGGAAGCTTCAGACTTCAGTACATCCCTTCCCTTTTCTTTATAATCATCAGACTGAGCAGGGGCATCTGAAGTTGAGGATACTGATACTAAGTCGGATGCTGCACACTTAATCATCTTTCGTCCCATATAAGTGCCTACCCTTACAGATCCATAATCTCCCCCACCGACACTGTTATCTCAAGACATGGCAGAATACTGAAATCAGATGCAATTCGCCCAACCACAAAAGTTCTGTCCCATGAGGCTGCTAACAGAAAGCTCAACGAGGAAAAACAAAACTACCTATGTCGTATGCCAGAGTCTAGACCCCAAAATCGAATATGAGATGGAATCATAACCAATTCCTTCACTTCTGCAGGCTGCACCAAAACTGTGATTGAACAATACAGAAGTAACATGGTTTCGAGTGGAGTTAAGATAAATCAACCAACTTGTGGAATTTAATAAAGACTACTAACCTGGCAGACCATTGCAAGGAGTTTGTTAGCTTCTCCACAGGCAGATGCCATTTGGTCCATGACCCCACATGGAGCTCCAACAACATGATTCTCAACCTGAAAAATCGTTGAACTGTAATGCACTTGCTGGATTCTATTTTTACAACCAGACTTGTTAAGCTCATACCTTTTGACAAAGCAAAGCAAGATCCCTTGGAGTAATGTTTAAACCTGCAGCCAACAAAATAAAATAGAAAGCAATTTAGGAGATTCTAACAAGGTTAGTCAAATAGATGGCAGGATTATGGTAAAGGTAGCTATGAGCGATCAACAAACCATAGGCAGCTGCAATAGCAGACATCGTGGCAACCTCCACCGATGCAGAAGAAGAAACACCTTTGCCTTCTGGCACAGCAGAAGAAACCTACAGTTTTGGGGTAGAAACTAAATAAGAACTGATTAACATAATCCTCATCATCTATCCAAGAGAAGAAAAACGACCAACTAGTATACATTGTGATTTAAGAGTCCCTTAAATGGAGTGTTCTTAATGGAGGAAAAGGACAAGCTTATGTGCTTACCAGAATGCTCATGCTATCAGTGAACTGTACGCCTAGCTCAGTCATCAAGATTAAAATTGTTCCGGAGACATAAGCAGCCCATCTGAGATCGCATATAATTAGGAAATATGTGAATATAATTGATCATTCAGAATTTCTGTAGAAAAATTAAGATACTTACTTTTGTGATGGGTCCTGGCAGAAAAATTCTCTGGCTTTTTCATACGATATCGGTTTGTCACCATCCATAAAATCTGACAGGTCCATATCAAAAGTTGGTGCACGGTTACTCAACTCAGAACCAAATGAAACCTGCAAAATAATGATATTTACATAAGATAATGCACATTTACCAGTTCTATCGGAGTTACAAAAGTACAAATTGGCAAAAAGGGCATTTTTATCATACAAACAATATACGGTATACTTTTGTTCCGCAGATAACTAAAGAAAATAGTGGCAGCGAATCTTGAGAATTGATGACAACAAAAAATATTTGAACGATTGAGTAGGACTTACAATTTGTACCACAGGTACCACCCCTGTGTTCTCAAGCTGTCTTGCTTGTACATGCTTCCATAGCTTCTGCTTGCTAGGATGGTTTCTCTGAACAGCAACATGGCAGGCTTCCCGAAGAGGCATCTACTAATGGCATCAAAATTTTCCATCACAACTAACTAAAATATGACTTGACAAGAATAATACTGCATTTAATTCCAAAATTCTATCTAATTATCTGTGAACTGAAGAAAGTTCATGACAAGTCAACGGTTTACTGAAAATATAGCATATATGGGGAACGATGGAATTCTGAGTTTTTGCACAGCATACAGAACTTAAAGATGCACAATCTGAGCAGAAATCATTTTATGACTCTAGAGGAAAAAAGTTGCTTGTTTCAGGCGCAACAGATGTTAATGGTAGTCAGGGGACTAAGTTATTTGTAAAAGTACCATGATATTATCTAACGTAAAATCAGATAGATAACTGCCATTTTTCACCTGTAATTGAGCATACCTGCAAAACAAGACTTCCTGAATAGTCTGCAATGCCACCCATGACATCTAACCTTCCAGGCGCCCTTGCTACATATATTTCCCTCTGCAAAGGAATGAATTAAGAGAAAAACAATTATAAGAAACCAATCATTTGTTGGGCATTTCAAATAACTAACTTCAGGTGTCAACCTAACATAACATACGAACAAGCCAGTAAGACTAATTACGAATCAAGTTTCCTCCTATAAAAGCTTGACAAAGTCATATATGCGTGGATAGAATACGAGTGAACAAAGATAAATTTGAGAAAACGAAAGATCAACGAAAGAAATAGGTTTGTTGGCAAAACAAAGAGCAACGGTTACCTGTTTGAACATATGTTGCACCACAAAATTGCTATTTAGTTAACATGGTAAAATTTGTGGTCAACAACGTGAAACCGGAATAATATATGCAAAGTATCTATCTGACAATTTCCCGTTGAGTTGCTTTATGACAAAACTTGAATCCAGCATGGAAAGTTAGCTCTACCTGGTCTGTGCAAACTAATTAGAAATGAGCCATGGCTCACATTGGTTGAACCAAATAGTATGCGCGGATAATAAATTAGCAATTTTCAAAATGGAACTTCAGAGCATAGGCAAAAGTTGGCGTATTTCTGAAATCCAGGAAGATATTATCTGAATGTACAAGGTCAGCAGCAGCAACATGTGCTTCATACGGTGGTATAGTTCACTAAAATTAACACAAAGCACTGAAAGATTAGTACCTCCCAGTCAAAGAGCACGGATGCAGCAGTTCTTTCTCGGGATTGCACCTCAGAATCCTTCAATTCATTTCCAGTAAGTCCAGATAAGCTCTTCAAAAAGGCCATGGTATCTGTTAATCCTTGCAAGTCCCCATGGAGTATCTCAAAGTCTTCACAGCATCTGCCAGAACCAAATTTGGTACGTCAGTAAAAGAAATTTATCATTGGAAAACCACAAACATATGAAAAACGCCAGGATAAACTCACGATTCTGCCGTTTTGATCTTTTCAGTATTTTCTATGATTGGATGGGCACCAATTTCTGTGCCATTAAGAGAATACCAGTCAGGAATTCCTACATCTTTCCCAGGAGTCCTTTGTAGTTGATATCCTAACACTATGGCATCTTGCAATCGTCTTGCTCCATTAAACTGTAAATGCACATAAAATAGGTTGATCGGCTGACACTAAAACAGGGTTTCTGAAATGTTGCTTACAACTCCAATCTCGtttataaaataaaagaaaacagaaaatatgTGCTCGATATGTGATGAGTTTACTTGCAGCACAGCATAGGTTTCCACCTTCCCAGGGAAAAATGTTTTCCATATGAAGCATGGAAAGTAGAGAATTTGGGATGAAGACAGATGCAGTTGCATATAATGAGTGGAACAGTGGGCATGGAAATATCTCTATCATAATCACATATTTAAATAGTGTGAATCTCACTGATCAGTCAACAGTCGTCCAGAATGACTCACTTTGTCAGAAGCACACTTCTTTCCAACAGCAATGTCCTGAAGGATCCGAGCAGCCACCTGCATGGACAGGTATTAGCTCATTACAAATATTATGAATTTCAATAGCTGAAGCCTTCtttatgatatactccctccgtcccaaaataactgtcttaagcttagtacaactttgtaccagagctagtacaaagttgagacacttattttgagacggagggagtagttgatttAGTGAACTAATAATCTATCTTTTGGAACATACATGAGGATTATGCTGGTAGTGTCATAATGATGTACTGCAGCTAACTGTTAATCTTCAAAGGTTCTAATACAATTGACTGCAAGCTGCAACATGACATAGCCCAATGGAGGGGCACGTTATCTCTCTGGCTGATGATAAGAGTTCAATTCTCATCAACCACAGGCCGGATGGGTTATTTTTTGTGGATTTCTAGTACAATTTTGAGGATTCGAAACCATGACATGTGTGTTGTGAAATTTTAGATGATTACACTAGCCAAATGCCCCTGTGGTCTCCAAATACAATTGGTAGCATAAATAGTTTTAAGTCCTGACAAGCTAGGATGCAGTTATGCAAAAAAATTATAAGATCCCTATTGGAGAGCATGCAGGGAAATTACTTGGCCACCATTTGTTGGGCCATCATAGGAAGGTTGAAGTGTGAGAGCACGGAGTAGATATGGTTTCCAGTGCCCAGCAAGGAAATCCCTTCTAATCATCTCAATGCTGCTTTGGTGGTGCTGAAACAAAGTGGGAGAGATGACGTCAAATTAAGGCATTTTCAGCACAGCTATACTAACTTACCCCAAGAATATTGTGATGGTAAGAAATGTTCAACCTCAAGCAAATTCCGCAGAAATGGCTCCTCATTAAAATAATCTCTGCGAACGAACACAAAtggtagtttgtatgctaaagcttcaCTTGCCGTTCCATACCCAATTTTTCCTATATGAAACTGGAGTGAGTATCTTTGAAGAGTTCTTTTTTAAATAATACCTAGCATTCAACAGTGAATATGTAATGCTTTATTTTACCTAGCATGCAGTCAGATGCAGCCATAACATCTGGTGTGTAAGTATCTTTCTCAAGCTTAATGAAGTTTGGAGGAACCTCTTGAGAATCAGATGCACCACAGACCTTTTATGAAGAGATTACCAAGTTAAGATCAGCCAGAGGCACAGTTGTTGAAGGAATAGAACTCCATTGCAGAAAGAAACATACCAAACAGATCCAGCCATCAGGCAGCCATTCTTGCTTCAGTTTCCATCCTGCTGGCTGGGGATAATAGCACATTGATTTCATTTGATATGTGAGTATGTAAGCGTAGGACCATTCAGTACAGAAGATAGCCGGCTTTCAACAAAGCATGGCATGTGATTATATGAAGAACAATGTTTACACACGCATTTTTTCCTTGTGAATATCAGTGTATAGTGTATTTTAAGGATTTTACTGTTGCAGGAAAATTGGAAATGATGTATGTGTATTAATGCGTAATGGCATTACAATTTCAAATAATTGCACAATAAGTCAAACTGATCGGTTAGCCTATCTTTTATTGAATACCCCGAGCACTTCTAAATTTTGTCTCTGAGGGTGCGTATGTGTTACCCTTTACAGCAGAGAGTAGTGAAACATGTCTCTTAAACTCACCTGTCCACCAAAATTAAAAATGACCACCTTAGTGCTCTCCGCAATTCCAAGGTCCTTCCTCACCTAATAGATCAAAATAAAAATTAGAAAACAGAGTGGTAATCAAGCCTGTGGCATATCGTTCTCCAGCAAAAGGACACCAACCTCAGATCTGGATTTGCGCAAACCTCTTACCACTAGAGGCACATCAGTGACATCACGGAAAGCCGGCACTAGAGTGAAATGTTCAGTTCTGATGAATATTCAGAAGTTGGGCA
Protein-coding regions in this window:
- the LOC123165030 gene encoding L-arabinokinase, which gives rise to MDPELPASSPAMSTAGGTDGAPERRLVFAFYLTGHGFGHATRAIEVVRHLIAAGHEVHVSTAVPEFVFTAELRSPGLHVRKVLLDCGAVQSDPLTVDPLASLEKYHQTAVVPRESILRTEAEWLRSVKADLVVSDVVPVVCRAAADAGIRSVCIGNFSWDSIYAEYIMAAGYPHRSIVWQIAEDYSNCETLLRLPGYCPMPAFRDVTDVPLVVRGLRKSRSEVRKDLGIAESTKVVIFNFGGQPAGWKLKQEWLPDGWICLVCGASDSQEVPPNFIKLEKDTYTPDVMAASDCMLGKIGYGTASEALAYKLPFVFVRRDYFNEEPFLRNLLEHHQSSIEMIRRDFLAGHWKPYLLRALTLQPSYDGPTNGGQVAARILQDIAVGKKCASDKFNGARRLQDAIVLGYQLQRTPGKDVGIPDWYSLNGTEIGAHPIIENTEKIKTAESCCEDFEILHGDLQGLTDTMAFLKSLSGLTGNELKDSEVQSRERTAASVLFDWEREIYVARAPGRLDVMGGIADYSGSLVLQMPLREACHVAVQRNHPSKQKLWKHVQARQLENTGVVPVVQIVSFGSELSNRAPTFDMDLSDFMDGDKPISYEKAREFFCQDPSQKWAAYVSGTILILMTELGVQFTDSMSILVSSAVPEGKGVSSSASVEVATMSAIAAAYGLNITPRDLALLCQKVENHVVGAPCGVMDQMASACGEANKLLAMVCQPAEVKELVMIPSHIRFWGLDSGIRHSVGGGDYGSVRVGTYMGRKMIKCAASDLVSVSSTSDAPAQSDDYKEKGRDVLKSEASMEYLCKLPPHRYEAAYSKDIPETITGDAFLEKYGDHDDMVTVIDPKRSYSVKAPTRHPIYENFRVETFKALLTAANTDEQLSALGELMYQCHYSYNACGLGSDGTDRLVNLVQEMQHRKTPENGGPNLYGAKITGGGSGGSVCVIGKNCLQSAEEIAEIQQRYKAATGYQPIVFDGSSPGAGKFGYLKIRRRLIITK